The genome window CCCATGTCTATTTTTAGACCATGCTGGGGAAGTCCCGGAACCCCTGGTCTCCTAGTCTGTCCTTCAGCAACTCCATCTGGTCTACGGTTCCTGACACCACCATACACTCCCCGCCAGTCACCGATTTGGTCAGCCACACGGCTCCAGCCACTCCTGCCCCCACCGACCTCGGCCAAACCTACAATCCCTGGAACGCATGGCCCCCATCGCTGAGCCGCTGGAACTCCGATCCCTGGCCCAACAACCCCGACAACAGCAACACTAACTAACAAGAGGAAGAAACAGCGGCCCCTGCAGCAACAAAACGAATATTGTCATGGTTTCTGTTATTAGGGTGTCTTTAGTTTTCCTTGTTAAAAAAGTCCTAGGTATGCTCATATAAGTTTAACTGTTAAGTCCTTTGGAGAAAGTTTGATTGCATTGTCCATTGTTTTGTCCATGTTTCTATTTCATTCTCCTCCAAATTAAGGTTAAATCTTatgagaaattttattttttgaggAGTGCGATATCTTATTTAAGGGAAATGCAAAAATTAAGTTCACAGAATTAAGACCTCAATCTAAAGAAAGCATATTAGccgtttttattattttaaaagttctaGATTTTGAGtaatactgcatttttttttggaactaAAGTATACGGCCCAGTATTACTGTATGGTGTCAAGTGCAGTATTACCCAACTATAAATGGAGCACTTTAAGTTTAAGTCCCTCTCTTCAGAAGAAATGGTTTaagattttcattcattttaaaagatttgtCCAAGCCTGTTGATTTCTGGTAACTTAAGGTCCTTAAAGTAAGTACAGAAATACTGATTATTATCAGGACCTCAGAATTTTTGTCCGATGTTTTATGGCCAATGCCAATTTGTGACATTGAGAATTTGAGGtttaacttattatttttattggtaAGAAAGGTTTATTTGATAAAAGTCGGATTTTAATTTAAGGTCTAAAGGAGTTGAAGTACCTAAAAAAGGGGGGTTTGTTTTCTACATGGTTCACTTCACCATGAGTAAGAAATCCGTTATGTTGGTTCAAATAAACATATCCAGCAGCAATATATACTGGGTGggtgttcctttttttcctctcatttttagaagatgcacacacacttgtaaCTTCTATAAAATTGCTTACAATTTTTAGTGTTTTAGTGGTAACCAGTGCTGTAGGCAATACAACACATTTTCAAAATATAAGTAATATATAAAGTGTATAGTTTTTAGGTTAAAGACTGACACCTTCAGTTTGATTAGAAATCTATTTTTAATCCAAGACCGTTATGTGATGTCTGATTAACACATTATAACTTAAGTCCATGATATATCCACAAGAAGGAATCTATCAAATTGAGTACTACAGTCTTCTAGTTTAGAAATGCTTAAAACCATTCAGAAGGTGAAGGAAGAGAGGCCAATCTAGAcccctttaaaaagaaaaaaaaaaaagtccagaatGGGTGATCAGAACTCTGGAACTGAACTGTTTCAACAACTGCAGTATCTCCTCACGGTTGCTGTAAGGATGCCATGAGCATAGAGCTGAACTTGGTAAGGTTGCAGGTCTTCATCACAAACACCTGACGCCGTTTTATCTTGCCTGTGAAATCCAGTGCCATCATGCCTCGGCCGAGCTCTCCATGGATCTCTACGCGAACACCACATTCTACTCTTTCTGTGATCACACTGGCATCCATGCATGCTGCCACGGCGTAGGCATCATAGGGCACGAACCCTGACCCGAACAGTATATATTTTGCATCACATCCTGGTTCTCGGGAGAAAGCCCAGCATTTAGAAGTGATCATTTTCATAAAACGAGCTGCTTCGGTGTCCTGGGAGATCAGCTCATCAAAGAACTCCTAAAATATGGTATAACACAAGTAGAAAAGTATGAGATTTCAACAAAGTAGGCAAATACAAATGTTTACATCAAAGTTTCATTGATTCCTCAGAACTAATCAGAATGTAGGTTACGTGATTGGCTGAAGGTTTGATATATCGTTACTATAGTAACTAATCCACAGGCACTTGGTCAATGTGTCTCATAATCTAAACCGAATATTAACATGTTTAACAATGGATTGTTATAGGAAGGCATATAGTAAAGTTTCTGTaagatgtttatttcttataatCACTATGAACTGTGACAAGACACACCAGATCCTCTGTTTATTTGGAAATACTCCACTTCTAGATAGTATCATTATCTCCAATTTGCTTCATTTTATGTATAACCCCACTTGTCACTGATTATTCTGAAACAGACCACCCCatggtattttattatatttattacggTCTTATTCTTATAGTTCTAAAGTGTAGAGTGCtggtgggatttttttttttcatatctcaAATCATAGTTAAATCTCAGTTGATTCTTACCCAAGAGAGCTTGTTTCTGCAGGTAAACTCCCAAGTGGCTATGTGCACGGGACAGAGATATTCCTCTAAGACTATATAGGCAGACTCAGGATCCATAAAGAAATTAAACTCTGCACAAGGCATCATATTTCCCTTCCCTGCAAAGATAAACATTGCTCAGAGCAATCCTGCACATTAAGTAAGATCTACAGGACTTTAATTCTCCTACCTTCCATATTGCCTCCCATGATGTACAAATCCTTCAGCTTCTGGGGAATGCTGGGATCGACTCTTACAGCCAGAGCTAAATTTGTGAGCGGACCCAGAGCGACCAGAGAGACCTTTTAGGTGAATAAGACACAATAAACCACTGACTAACCTTCAACAAAAAAGGTTGTCAAGTCTACGATAGTATTTagataaaataaattactattaGTTTTTCCTACCTGTCCTGGATGCTCATTTACCAGTCTGATCAAAGAATTAACTGCATgttctttttgtatttgtgttttcCAAGTGTCTAAGTCTCTGTCTTGTAGAACGTCTCCCAACCCATCAGTCCCAAAATGATCTTTGAATGGTTTCGCTCCTCCAACCAAACAGGTGGCCGCACCTCGAAAAACAGGAATCTGAAAAGAGTTATTATCCTTGTAAATGATTGAATGCCCATGGGACCACAGATATGTCTTttcatatacagtgtatata of Clarias gariepinus isolate MV-2021 ecotype Netherlands chromosome 6, CGAR_prim_01v2, whole genome shotgun sequence contains these proteins:
- the si:ch211-201h21.5 gene encoding uncharacterized protein si:ch211-201h21.5, with product MSQKLMIIDTDCGIDDAQAIMLALSSSNVKILGITCCFGNTDVDNVCQNVLRVLHVCQRTQIPVFRGAATCLVGGAKPFKDHFGTDGLGDVLQDRDLDTWKTQIQKEHAVNSLIRLVNEHPGQVSLVALGPLTNLALAVRVDPSIPQKLKDLYIMGGNMEGKGNMMPCAEFNFFMDPESAYIVLEEYLCPVHIATWEFTCRNKLSWEFFDELISQDTEAARFMKMITSKCWAFSREPGCDAKYILFGSGFVPYDAYAVAACMDASVITERVECGVRVEIHGELGRGMMALDFTGKIKRRQVFVMKTCNLTKFSSMLMASLQQP